From one Phycodurus eques isolate BA_2022a chromosome 19, UOR_Pequ_1.1, whole genome shotgun sequence genomic stretch:
- the dcxr gene encoding LOW QUALITY PROTEIN: L-xylulose reductase (The sequence of the model RefSeq protein was modified relative to this genomic sequence to represent the inferred CDS: deleted 1 base in 1 codon), which translates to MEISFKGKHALVTGAGKGIGRATARALARYGAKVTAVTRTQSDLDSLVQECPSVVPVCVDLADWQATEAAIRDVGPVDLLINNAACAVLQPFLEVTPDQFDQSFAVNVKAVLHVSQVVARGMVARRSGGSVVNVSSQASRCALKNHTVYCATKAALDMLTKVMALELGPHQIRVNSVNPTVVMTEMGRRGWSDPEKAEAMTSRIPLGRFAEVDEVVNSILFLLSDKSTMTTGASLPVDGGFLAC; encoded by the exons ATGGAGATTTCATTCAAAGGCAAACACGCTCTGGTCACCGGAGCAGGAAAAG GGATCGGCAGGGCCACGGCCCGAGCGCTGGCGCGTTATGGTGCAAAGGTCACAGCGGTCACGCGCACGCAGTCTGACCTGGACAGCCTGGTGCAGGAG TGTCCGTCCGTCGTCCCGGTGTGTGTCGACCTGGCAGACTGGCAGGCCACGGAGGCGGCCATCAGAGACGTCGGCCCCGTTGATCTGCTCATCAATAATGCCGCATGTGCCGTGCTCCAGCCATTTCTGGAGGTCACGCCTGACCAATTCGACCA ATCTTTCGCTGTGAATGTGAAAGCAGTGCTGCACGTGTCCCAG GTCGTAGCCCGCGGGATGGTCGCCAGACGATCGGGAGGCTCCGTCGTCAATGTGTCCAGCCAGGCGTCGCGGTGCGCCCTGAAAAATCATACTGTCTACT GTGCCACCAAAGCAGCGCTGGACATGTTGACGAAAGTAATGGCTCTGGAGCTCGGACCCCATCAG ATTCGTGTGAACAGCGTGAACCCCACCGTCGTGATGACAGAAATGGGCCGCCGCGGCTGGAGCGACCCCGAGAAGGCCGAGGCCATGACATCCCGCATCCCGCTGGGCCGCTTCGCAG AGGTGGATGAAGTGGTGAACAGCATTTTGTTCCTGCTGAGCGACAAGAGCACAATGACG ACTGGAGCGTCTCTGCCCGTGGATGGCGGCTTCCTGGCCTGTTAA